From Rhodobium gokarnense:
TATTCCTCCACCACCGACTTCCAGCCGTCGGCCATGGACTCTAGCTCGATAGCCGCCAGATCCGTGTTGCCGGTGCGCAGATAGCTGACCGCTTCACGATAATGTGCGAACGCCCCGTCGATGGCCGTGAGCAGCGATGCGGTTTCCCCCGCGGCGGCTCCGGCCGGCACCAGAAGCACAAAAATCGCTCCGTAAAGGATTGATTTGAGCATTATTTTTCCTCCCCTTGCGCCCCCTGCCGAAATCGGGGCTTGCGATATCTTCCAGAATAAATAACAATTTTCGAATATGAAATGGCGTCGCGCTTCGGTCGGTGAAAGGATCGGAAGGCGGCCAACAACAACAAGAACGTGAGGGGAAATGTCCGGGGTCACCCGCCGCGCCGCGCTCGCCGGCGCAGCCGCGCTTTCTTTGGTCGGGATGGACGGGATCGCACCGCGCAAGGCGCGTGCGGAGGGTCCGGTGCTGACCGAGGACGGACTCTACCGCCAGCCCTGGTTCCTCGACAGCTTCCTGGAGCTGGGCGACGACCTGACGACGGCGGCCGGCGCCGGCAAGCGGTTCGCCGTGATGTGGGAGCTGAAGGGCTGCCCCTATTGCAGGGAAACCCATTTCGTCAATTTCGCCGACCCGGAGATCGACGGCTACATCCGCGAAAATTTCGACATCCTGCAGCTCAATATCATCGGCTCGCGCATCGTCACCGACTTCGACGGCGAGGAGCTGTCGGAAAAGGCGCTGGCCCGCAAATACCAGGTCCGCTTCACCCCGACCTTCCAGTTCTTTCCGGCATCCGCCGAGGGGCTGGCGGACAAGCCGGCGATGGAGCGCGAGGTCACAAGGGCGCCGGGCTACCTGAAGCCGCGCTATTTCCTGGCGATGTTCCGTTACGTCAAGGAAGCCGCCTACGAGACCGAATCCTTCCGCGCCTTCGCAAGGAGGGTGAACTGACGCCGCACGCATGACCCGACAAGAGGCGGCACACCGCGCCAAAAGCGGCGGCCGCCGACGGGCTCCCGGCAGATGCCGACCGGGTCCGACGACAACCGGCCTTGAGGCCGGAGCGACAACAAGGGGAAGAGGAAGAAACGCCCATGTGGAAACGTCTGAAGTGCCTGGCACCGGCCGTGCTCCTGGTGCTCGGCGCCGGTACGGCGAGCGCCGACAACTCCAAGAGCTACGAGATCGTCGATGGCGGCATTCCGGTCTCGCTGACCGGCAAGCCGGGCGATCCGGCCGCCGGCGAAGAGGCGATGCTCAACCGCAAGCTCGGCAATTGCCTCGCCTGCCACGCCGTCACCAAACTGAAGAGCCATCCGTTCCACGGCGAGATCGGCCCTGCGCTCGACGGCGTCGCCGACCGGTATTCCGAGGCCCAACTTCGCCTCATCCTGGTCAACGCCAAGAAGGTCTTCGACAACACCATGATGCCGGCCTTCTACAAGTCCGAAGGCTTCAACCGGGTGATGGATTCCTTCGCCGGCAAGTCGATCCTGACCGCCAAAGAGGTAGAGGACGTGCTCGCCTACCTCGCGACCTTCAAGGAACAGTGATCGGGCCTGGCCCGATCAATCGACAGACGTCAACCGACACACCAAGGGATCAAGACACGATGAAACTGACACGACGCGAAGCCCTTCTGGTCGCCGCCGGCGGCGCCGTCGCGCTGACGGCCGGCAGCCTCGGATTGCCGGCCTTCGCCGCCGAGGGCGAAGCCCAGAAGCTGATCGACGAGTTCACCGGCGGCGCAACGCCCGAGGCTGGCAAGATCAGCCTGTCCGCGCCGGAAATCGCGGAAAACGGCAACACCGTTCCCGTTGGCTTTGAGATCGACAGCCCGATGACGGCGGACGATCACATCGAGACGGTGATGCTGCTTGCGCCGGCCAATCCGCGGCCGGGGGTTGCCACCTTCCACTTCACGGAGCTCTCCGGCAAGGCGGCGGCCTCGACCCGCATGCGGCTCGCCAAGACGCAGGACCTTGTGGCCGTGGCAAAAACCAGCAAGGGCGCGTTCTACATGGATACCAAGCCCGTGAAAGTGACCATCGGCGGCTGCGGCGGCTGAGCCAAAGCAATAACGATCTCAAAGAGTTCAGGAGAGAAAAATGGCGACGTCGAAACCGCGCG
This genomic window contains:
- a CDS encoding SoxW family protein, translating into MDGIAPRKARAEGPVLTEDGLYRQPWFLDSFLELGDDLTTAAGAGKRFAVMWELKGCPYCRETHFVNFADPEIDGYIRENFDILQLNIIGSRIVTDFDGEELSEKALARKYQVRFTPTFQFFPASAEGLADKPAMEREVTRAPGYLKPRYFLAMFRYVKEAAYETESFRAFARRVN
- the soxX gene encoding sulfur oxidation c-type cytochrome SoxX; protein product: MWKRLKCLAPAVLLVLGAGTASADNSKSYEIVDGGIPVSLTGKPGDPAAGEEAMLNRKLGNCLACHAVTKLKSHPFHGEIGPALDGVADRYSEAQLRLILVNAKKVFDNTMMPAFYKSEGFNRVMDSFAGKSILTAKEVEDVLAYLATFKEQ
- the soxY gene encoding thiosulfate oxidation carrier protein SoxY; this encodes MKLTRREALLVAAGGAVALTAGSLGLPAFAAEGEAQKLIDEFTGGATPEAGKISLSAPEIAENGNTVPVGFEIDSPMTADDHIETVMLLAPANPRPGVATFHFTELSGKAAASTRMRLAKTQDLVAVAKTSKGAFYMDTKPVKVTIGGCGG